In Pongo abelii isolate AG06213 chromosome 5, NHGRI_mPonAbe1-v2.0_pri, whole genome shotgun sequence, a single genomic region encodes these proteins:
- the PPP1R3G gene encoding protein phosphatase 1 regulatory subunit 3G, producing MEPIGARLSLEAQGPAPFREPPPAEELPAPVVLCVQGGGDGGGTSEIPSPDAQLGDRLLSPKEEPATQEQEELLECRRRCRARSFSLPADPILQAAKFLQQQQQQAMALGGEGAEDAPLGPGGCCAKCKKRVQFADTLGLSLASVKHFSEAEEPQVPPAVLSRLRGFPMRAEDLEQLGGLLAAAAVASPLSAPTSRLRPLFQLPGPSAAAERLQRQRVCLERVQCSTASGAEVKGSGRVLSCPGPRAVTVRYTFTEWRSFLDVPAELQPEPLEPRQPEAQSGASEPESGDAKKEPGAECFHFSLCLPPGLQPEDQEEADARGVAVHFAVCYRCSQGEYWDNNAGANYTLRYARPADAL from the coding sequence ATGGAGCCCATAGGGGCGCGGCTAAGTTTGGAGGCTCAGGGACCAGCGCCCTTCCGAGAGCCCCCGCCGGCCGAGGAGCTGCCCGCCCCGGTGGTCCTCTGTGTGCAGGGTGGCGGCGACGGCGGTGGCACTTCGGAGATCCCGAGTCCTGACGCTCAGCTAGGGGACAGACTCCTGTCCCCGAAGGAAGAGCCCGCCacccaggagcaggaggagctgctggaatgccgccgccgctgccgcgcGCGCTCCTTTTCCTTGCCCGCCGACCCCATCCTGCAGGCGGCTAAGttcctgcagcagcagcagcaacaggcGATGGCACTGGGCGGCGAGGGGGCGGAGGACGCGCCGCTCGGCCCGGGCGGCTGCTGCGCCAAGTGCAAGAAGCGGGTGCAGTTCGCGGACACGCTGGGGCTGAGCCTGGCCAGCGTGAAGCACTTCAGCGAGGCGGAGGAGCCGCAGGTGCCGCCTGCCGTGCTCTCGCGCCTCCGAGGCTTCCCTATGCGTGCCGAGGACCTGGAGCAGCTCGGGGGACTGCTGGCCGCGGCGGCAGTGGCCTCGCCCCTCTCAGCGCCAACTTCCCGGCTCCGGCCGCTCTTCCAGCTCCCGGGGCCGAGCGCCGCGGCCGAGCGCCTGCAGCGGCAGCGCGTGTGCCTGGAGCGCGTGCAGTGCTCGACGGCCTCGGGCGCGGAGGTGAAGGGCTCCGGCCGGGTGCTCAGCTGTCCTGGGCCCAGGGCCGTGACCGTGCGCTACACCTTTACCGAATGGCGCTCCTTCCTGGACGTGCCGGCTGAGCTGCAGCCCGAGCCGCTGGAGCCACGGCAGCCAGAGGCACAGTCGGGGGCCTCCGAGCCAGAGTCCGGGGATGCCAAGAAAGAGCCAGGCGCCGAGTGCTTCCACTTCTCGCTGTGCCTGCCCCCGGGCCTGCAGCCTGAGGACCAAGAGGAAGCCGACGCGCGCGGCGTCGCGGTCCACTTCGCTGTCTGCTACCGCTGCTCGCAGGGCGAGTACTGGGACAACAACGCGGGCGCCAACTACACGCTGCGCTACGCGCGCCCGGCGGACGCGCTCTGA